A window of Pirellulaceae bacterium contains these coding sequences:
- a CDS encoding Gfo/Idh/MocA family oxidoreductase, with protein MSMINRLAVMLLFGVTTNLSAAEELRIGMIGLDTSHVIAFTKAFNDPEATGDLAEMRVVAGFPGGTDIPPSRDRVAGFTQQLKEMGIEIVDSIPDLLSKVDVVLLESVDGRPHLEQARLVIEAGKPLFIDKPVAGSLKDAVAIFRLAEKHDVPCFSSSSLRYVPEAIAYRNEKMAERVNGCVVWGPCSIQPPMPDLFFYGVHGVEMLYTIMGTGCVSVTRSSTESTDVVTGVWQDGRIGTYRGLRSGKKSFGAVVFETDRIALIERSVGYQPLLDQIARFFKSGKAPVAAAETIEIFAFMEAADESKRLGGKPVQINP; from the coding sequence ATGAGCATGATCAATCGACTTGCGGTGATGCTGCTGTTTGGGGTGACAACAAATTTGTCGGCAGCGGAAGAACTTCGGATCGGCATGATCGGTCTCGATACTTCCCATGTAATTGCGTTCACCAAGGCATTCAATGACCCTGAAGCCACGGGTGATTTAGCCGAGATGCGTGTTGTGGCGGGCTTCCCGGGAGGAACTGACATTCCACCCAGTCGCGATCGGGTGGCCGGATTTACGCAGCAGTTGAAGGAAATGGGAATCGAAATTGTCGATTCGATTCCTGATTTACTTTCGAAAGTTGACGTTGTTCTGTTAGAGAGTGTCGATGGTCGACCCCATCTGGAACAGGCACGCTTGGTGATCGAAGCGGGTAAGCCCCTTTTCATTGATAAGCCCGTCGCCGGTTCGCTGAAAGATGCCGTGGCGATCTTTCGATTGGCCGAAAAACACGACGTTCCTTGTTTTTCAAGTTCGTCTCTGCGTTACGTGCCAGAAGCCATTGCCTATCGCAATGAAAAAATGGCCGAGCGGGTGAACGGATGTGTGGTTTGGGGGCCCTGTTCAATTCAGCCGCCCATGCCGGATCTGTTCTTTTATGGTGTCCACGGGGTCGAAATGCTGTACACCATCATGGGTACCGGATGTGTAAGCGTCACGCGATCAAGTACAGAGTCAACCGATGTGGTAACAGGTGTTTGGCAAGATGGTCGTATCGGAACCTATCGTGGGCTTCGGAGCGGAAAGAAAAGTTTTGGAGCAGTGGTTTTTGAAACAGATCGAATTGCCTTGATCGAGCGATCCGTGGGCTATCAACCGTTACTCGATCAGATCGCTCGTTTTTTTAAGTCAGGGAAAGCCCCGGTCGCGGCCGCGGAGACGATCGAAATCTTCGCGTTTATGGAGGCGGCCGATGAGAGTAAGCGACTCGGGGGCAAGCCCGTTCAGATTAACCCTTGA
- a CDS encoding sulfatase — translation MPSRLFLLAFLSLLPNSLSASETSPNFVIIFCDDLGFADLGCFGHPTIRTPHLDRMAAEGQKWTSFYCAAPVCTPSRAGLMTGRLPIRNGMTSAKRVVLFPNSGGGLPQEEITMAELLKERNYATACIGKWHLGHLPQFLPTQAGFDEYFGIPYSNDMHKPGGVPLMRNDKILEQPVDQRTVTKRYTEEAVRFIREHAEEPFFLYLPHTMPHIPLFVSDKFKDTSPRGLYGDVIEEIDWSVGQVLDTLREVGCDEKTMVVFTSDNGPWLSFRLDGGSAGLLRAGKGTTFEGGMRVPTIFRWPGKIKAGSTVTQMGSTLDLMATCAAISNTQLPTDRTLDSLDLSPALLGTGNSPRDTMFYYTRGVLYAVRKGPYKLHLWTREPIKYGRAPIRQDPPLLYHVEHDPGEQFDLAAKNPAVVAELLQVIAEHEKTVKPAVDQLAIPLVTDAK, via the coding sequence TTCCTTCTCGCATTCCTCAGCCTGTTACCCAACAGCCTGAGCGCCAGCGAAACCTCACCAAACTTCGTGATTATCTTTTGTGATGATCTTGGTTTCGCAGATCTGGGCTGCTTTGGACATCCGACCATTCGAACCCCTCATCTAGACCGCATGGCCGCAGAAGGTCAAAAGTGGACTAGTTTCTACTGTGCAGCGCCCGTATGCACACCCAGTCGCGCTGGCCTGATGACAGGACGATTACCAATTCGTAATGGCATGACCTCGGCAAAACGAGTTGTCTTGTTTCCCAACTCGGGAGGCGGTTTGCCCCAGGAAGAGATCACGATGGCGGAACTGCTTAAGGAGCGGAATTATGCCACCGCCTGCATCGGCAAATGGCATCTCGGTCATCTGCCACAATTCCTGCCAACGCAGGCTGGATTCGACGAGTATTTTGGAATCCCCTATTCCAACGACATGCACAAACCGGGGGGCGTTCCATTAATGCGAAATGATAAGATCCTCGAGCAGCCTGTTGACCAACGCACCGTCACGAAAAGGTACACCGAAGAAGCAGTAAGGTTCATTCGCGAGCATGCCGAAGAACCCTTTTTTCTCTATCTCCCACACACGATGCCCCACATTCCGCTGTTTGTCTCAGACAAATTCAAGGACACCAGTCCTCGAGGCCTGTACGGCGATGTAATCGAAGAAATCGACTGGTCAGTTGGCCAGGTGCTCGACACATTGCGTGAGGTTGGCTGTGATGAGAAGACCATGGTCGTCTTTACCAGCGACAACGGACCTTGGCTCAGTTTTCGCCTCGATGGGGGTAGCGCTGGTTTACTCCGAGCCGGTAAGGGAACAACTTTTGAAGGCGGCATGCGCGTACCGACGATTTTCCGCTGGCCCGGGAAGATCAAGGCAGGTTCGACGGTTACCCAGATGGGCAGTACGCTCGACTTGATGGCGACCTGCGCTGCCATCAGCAACACACAACTTCCAACCGACCGTACACTCGACTCACTCGACCTTTCCCCTGCCCTGCTTGGCACTGGAAACAGCCCGCGCGACACGATGTTCTACTACACACGAGGTGTCTTGTACGCGGTGCGGAAAGGTCCTTACAAATTGCACCTTTGGACACGTGAGCCGATCAAATACGGTCGTGCTCCAATTCGACAAGACCCACCTTTGCTTTATCACGTCGAACACGATCCGGGTGAACAATTCGACTTGGCAGCAAAAAACCCAGCCGTTGTGGCGGAACTTCTACAAGTGATCGCCGAGCACGAGAAAACGGTAAAACCTGCCGTCGATCAACTGGCGATTCCACTCGTTACCGATGCGAAGTAG